From the genome of Methanoregula boonei 6A8:
ACGTAGGTGATGTTCTTGGGATCGGTCCGGGCCCGGATAAAAAGGGCATCCATTTTCGGGATCTTGTTGATATCTACGGGAAAAAGGAACTCCGCGTTGTGCCCCAGGGCTTCCGCCACGTCCCGGCAGTGGATCAGGGCAGTAAGCTGCTCGGCGTTGGAGAGGGTTTTCCGGTCCACAAAGATGCCAAGCCGGCTCATAGGAACACCTGGTGATCGCGGTACGCCGCAAGGAATGCCCGCTCTCCCGGGGAGAGGCGCGTGTACCGCGTGGGGGCGAGCGAGGAGAGAGCGCAGGTGTCGCCGTTCCGGACAAAGACCATGTTCACAAGCGGGATGGAGAAGAGCCCGTAGAGTTTCTCCGCATAGCCGGCGATTGTCGCACACCTGTCCGTAGTCTTCCCAAAGACTGCCGTGCAGGTGCAGATCGCTGCATCATCGTCGATCTTCTGGTAGCAGAAGGGGTACTTGCCCCGGTTGGTGATGTGCTTGATCACATCCTTTGACTGATCGCTGTCCCGTACCACCGCATAATCGGTAGCCGTGGCAAAGTAGTTGATGCCGTACAGGATGGCCGGCAGGGGAACGTACGCCTGCGAGATCCCCCATTCTGCTACCGGGATACCGGCACGTTTTGCGCGCTCAAGGCAGACCGGCACCACGAATGCATCAAGAACATCGCGGCTGGAGGGGCGGGTTGCCTCGCCTGCCTGCTCGCGGGCAAGAATGGTGTAGTAAGCCTCGGATTTGTATGAGTAGTCCTCGGCAATTACATGACAGGCACTGTCCCGCTGGATCACCGCAAGGGAGTCCCGCACCATGGCGTGATCCTTCCGGTGCAGGACATGTGCCGCTGCCCGCTTTTTTACCACCGGGCGGGGAAGCGCGCCTGATGCTGTGCCCGCGGTTTTGGAAAGAATGCTGCCCCCGGATTCAGGCATAGCCCCGGCCTCTGCCGAAGCATCCCACCTATCGTTCATCTGCAGATCAGCTCGTTTGTTACCCTCGCTGATCGTCCCCGGGGGCCGGGTAGTTCCGGTACGGCATGGCAGGACCGGGCAAAAGACAGATTACAAATCATACGCGCCGCGGTTACCCTGCAGCGCTCTATAGAAAAAGAAGGAGAAAACGAGACCCGTTTATCCTCTTTTTCATCGTCATCGTTGCTGACACAGACGGTCATGTTCAACACTAATCCGGCACACGTGACCGGATTTATTCTCTTTTCTTCTATAAGCAGAGGCCGTATAATGTATCTTTGGGTGTTCCACCCTGCATTTATGATTACGGGTCATAGCCCGGGCCGGGACCAGAGAAGACGCGCAGGTCGCACTGTTATTTCCGTACCGTATATCCCCGTTCGGTCAGGACCCGGATCACCAGATCGTCCCACCGGTTATCGTCCGGCTCGTGCACCGGATCGATGCATTCTGTAAAGATACGGGTCACAAACGGATCCTCCGAGCAGAGGTAGCGCGAGAACATGATCCGCCCGGCCCTCCTTCCGGTCCGGGAAAGGATCAGCATCCTCCAGCATCCATAGTCCCGGCAGATATCGGGCCGGGTCAGGTGCACGGTACAGAATGCCTTTTCGGAACCGGGCTGGTGCCGGAAGAACGGGCATGCCTCGGGGAGTTTGTCAAAGATGGCCCGGTCATCGTACAGGGCCTGCTTATCCGGGTCCACCACAACAACGTTGGACTCGTTTGTGTAACGGTTAAAGACCACAAACGTATAGTTTCCGCGATCCTCGGTTATGCTGTGCACCAGCCCAAGGTGGCTGCAGCATTCCCCGCACTGCTGGCAGTCAAAAACCATTGTCCCGGTCCTCTACCGGACATAGAACGCCCCGCGTTTTAATGGCACTGGTGCAGGGGAAGGTTAAAAAAAACACTGCTCTTGCCGGAAATTGCCAAGATTAATACCGGTCCCGCACATATACGTACCATCGCATGGAGATTCTTTCGATTCTCTTAACCATCGCCGGGCTCTGCCTTTTTGAGACGATCACAAGCATTGACAATGCCATTATCAATGCCGAGGTTCTCTCCACCATGTCGCAAAAGGCACGACGGTGGTTCCTGATCTGGGGTCTCCTTTTTGCCGTCTTTGTGATCCGGGGCGTGCTGCCCTGGCTGATTGTCTGGGCCTCAGCACCCTCGCTTGGGCCGGTTGGCGCACTCACCGCAACCTTTTCTAGCGACCCCGCGGTTGTTGCCGCAATCGCCCAGGCCGCCCCGATCCTTCTTGTGGGCGGCGGGACATTCCTTATCTTCCTCTTTTTACACTGGATCTTTTTAGAGGAGAAGGAGTACGGGATCTGCGGCGAGCGTTATATCGCTACAAAGGGTGTCTGGTTCTTTGCCGTGGTCTCAATCTTCCTTGCCGGCCTTGTCTGGCTTGCCATAAGCAAAAATCCCATGATGGCCTTTGGTGCGGTTGTGGGCTCCTCGGCATTTTTCATTGTGCACGGGTTCCGGCAGAATGCAGAGGAGCATGAGAGAAAAATGGTCTCGGGCGATCTCTCCGATATCAGCAAGATCTTTTACCTGGAGATCATCGATGCCACATTCTCCATCGACGGGGTCATGGGAGCCTTCGCGTTTACCATGGCAGTCCCGCTCATCATCATAGGTAACGGGATTGGTGCCCTGATTGTCCGGGAACTGACCGTAAGGAACGTGGACACAATCCGGAATTACCGGTACCTGAAAAACGGGGCCATGTATTCCATCCTCATTTTGGGCATTATCATGATCCTGGATGGCTTTGGCGCCGGCATCCCTGAGTATGTCTCCCCGATCGCCACTTTTGGCATTGTCGGGTATTTCCTGTACCGCTCCATCCGGGCAGCCCCGCCGGCCGGTACTACGTAAACCAAGGATCCTTCTTCATTTTCTTGAGAGGAATCACCGCGACCCGTAGGATCGGACATGGTCACGGACGCGGCGATAGGGTTCGGAGAGGGGGTTGTGGTCATCGTACATCCGCATGTCGTTGCGGTTGTACTGCTGCCGGTCGTTTCCCACAGGGCAGACCTTGATGCAGCACCCGCACGGGGACAGGTACCGGTCCCGGAGTTCTTCTGACCGGCATGCACAGGCATGCTTATCGGTAAGGTGTGCCGGGTAACCGCCGCTTTTTACAGCCGATACGGGGCAGGCGGATACACAACGCCCGCAACGGATGCAGAGGGATTCCTCTAAAACCGGGTCACCGGGGATTTCGGCTGAGGTGAGAATGGAAGCAAACCTGACCCGGGGGCCGTACTGGGGGGTAAGGAGCATGTTGTTCTCCCCGAATGTGCCAAGACCCGCGCAGAAAGCCGCATGCCGGTGGGAAAAGAAAGCTGCCGGGTTCTCCTTTAGGACCGTAATCGACCCGTACCCGTCGCGGGGGACCCAGACCGAGGGGTAACCTTTCTCAGTCAGGAATGTGGCAAGGCGGTACGCACAGGCATCAAGAGTCTCGTTAACCACATGGTACAGCTCGTGGTACCAGATGGACGGTGCAGTGTCCACGATCGGGAGGCTGACCGGGAATCCGATCACGATCACACTTTTTGTCCCGGGAACAAGGGATGCCGGCCGGAATGCCTCCGGGACCCAGGGTTCGAACAGGGGATTGTTCCAGCGCTCTGCCGGGGCAAATCCGACAAGCGGGATATCCATGCCACCGGTTTTCCTGAGGATCTGGCGCCGGAGGAGCGAGCTCATGGATCACGTGTTGCACGGGGAAGGTAAAGAGAGTTTGTTCCCGGGCAAAGAATATGCCCGGCAAGATCCGGGCAAAAAATCCCGGACATCCCTTTATCACGAGAGGGATATATGCCGGGGGACAGGACAAAAAGGGCAAGCGGCATTTATTCGCCGGTGACCGTACACACAATGGTTCGTTTTCTGCCTGAGTTTACATCAAGCTCAAGAAGGACAATCTGCTGCCATGTCCCGCAGCAGGGAGCCCCGCCTGAAACCGGGATCGTAAGAGACGGGCCCACAAGCGCGGCTTTTACATGCGAGCGCCCGTTGCCATCCCCCCACTTCGTGTTATGGGCATAGTCTGCAGTATCGGGCGCAAGAACACAGAGTGCCCGGTCGAGATCCGCTAGCACGCCGGGCTCGTACTCGATCGTGGTCAGCGCCGCAGTCGAGTGCTGCACGAAAAGATGTACAAGGCCGTCCTGTATCCCGCTCTCACAAACAACAGCAGCTACCTGCGGCGTGATATTGAGTATCTCTCCTTCACGCCGGGTGGTAACGGATATAATCTTACGGAACATGGGGGGCTCCATTTTTTTTAGAACGTTCAGGCAGTAACCGCAAGCGAGTTAACCACAACC
Proteins encoded in this window:
- a CDS encoding RimK-like ATPgrasp N-terminal domain-containing protein, which produces MNDRWDASAEAGAMPESGGSILSKTAGTASGALPRPVVKKRAAAHVLHRKDHAMVRDSLAVIQRDSACHVIAEDYSYKSEAYYTILAREQAGEATRPSSRDVLDAFVVPVCLERAKRAGIPVAEWGISQAYVPLPAILYGINYFATATDYAVVRDSDQSKDVIKHITNRGKYPFCYQKIDDDAAICTCTAVFGKTTDRCATIAGYAEKLYGLFSIPLVNMVFVRNGDTCALSSLAPTRYTRLSPGERAFLAAYRDHQVFL
- a CDS encoding YkgJ family cysteine cluster protein; this translates as MVFDCQQCGECCSHLGLVHSITEDRGNYTFVVFNRYTNESNVVVVDPDKQALYDDRAIFDKLPEACPFFRHQPGSEKAFCTVHLTRPDICRDYGCWRMLILSRTGRRAGRIMFSRYLCSEDPFVTRIFTECIDPVHEPDDNRWDDLVIRVLTERGYTVRK
- a CDS encoding DUF475 domain-containing protein, with product MEILSILLTIAGLCLFETITSIDNAIINAEVLSTMSQKARRWFLIWGLLFAVFVIRGVLPWLIVWASAPSLGPVGALTATFSSDPAVVAAIAQAAPILLVGGGTFLIFLFLHWIFLEEKEYGICGERYIATKGVWFFAVVSIFLAGLVWLAISKNPMMAFGAVVGSSAFFIVHGFRQNAEEHERKMVSGDLSDISKIFYLEIIDATFSIDGVMGAFAFTMAVPLIIIGNGIGALIVRELTVRNVDTIRNYRYLKNGAMYSILILGIIMILDGFGAGIPEYVSPIATFGIVGYFLYRSIRAAPPAGTT
- a CDS encoding 4Fe-4S binding protein, whose product is MSSLLRRQILRKTGGMDIPLVGFAPAERWNNPLFEPWVPEAFRPASLVPGTKSVIVIGFPVSLPIVDTAPSIWYHELYHVVNETLDACAYRLATFLTEKGYPSVWVPRDGYGSITVLKENPAAFFSHRHAAFCAGLGTFGENNMLLTPQYGPRVRFASILTSAEIPGDPVLEESLCIRCGRCVSACPVSAVKSGGYPAHLTDKHACACRSEELRDRYLSPCGCCIKVCPVGNDRQQYNRNDMRMYDDHNPLSEPYRRVRDHVRSYGSR
- a CDS encoding secondary thiamine-phosphate synthase enzyme YjbQ — its product is MFRKIISVTTRREGEILNITPQVAAVVCESGIQDGLVHLFVQHSTAALTTIEYEPGVLADLDRALCVLAPDTADYAHNTKWGDGNGRSHVKAALVGPSLTIPVSGGAPCCGTWQQIVLLELDVNSGRKRTIVCTVTGE